A segment of the Bactrocera neohumeralis isolate Rockhampton chromosome 3, APGP_CSIRO_Bneo_wtdbg2-racon-allhic-juicebox.fasta_v2, whole genome shotgun sequence genome:
AGCTATCTTCTCTATGTCTGTATATTCCATGTTTGTAATTTCATGTGTGTCATTGTTTGCACCTGCGCCCGCGAAATATCCACACATTTGGTCTTTACTGATTAGTgtttatagttttgtacacttcttcttatatttttgtttctgcATTTGGCAACAATTTGTAAatgattttacaaaaacaaaagctgcGTGAGAAATCATTATTGTTAAATTAACaaaagttgaaaacaaaaaaataaaacatcgATACACACACGAAAGtactttatgtttttattatcgctatgttgcacacatacattttaaaaatgtttaagacaatactaatttataatttattatcgcTGTTACATAcgttttaaaaaacgaaaatactaATTTATAACATTCGGGTATTTTTGTTCAACGTTATCACACAAaagtaattgtattattattttctttaatattacaAGATtacatacttttttaaaaatgtttagaaaatcTTAAATTGTATAactgaacaacaaaaaaaaactgtatgcTATCGGTTACGCCCTGTGTTTCAATTCTTATTGGGGGTTCGTTTATACAACAACTTGTAGTGACGAAATTTTTCCGGTGCCCTACCTACGTGTCCAAAGCAAAATGAAAACTAACCggtgttcaattttattaatattaattttctataCTATTTGTCTAACTCaggcaaaaattattaataagaaTGTTGATCGTTCGTTAGATATATCAACCCAACTAGTTAAGGAGCTAACTAAAATAACAGCAACCAATAGCGATGGCAAGCCGATTAGCGTGTACACGTTCATTGTACCAGCTGCAGATCGTAAAAATTTAGCATTTATCGCCGCAagagatgaaaataaaaaagagttaAAATATACGGAAAAATTGGTTGATGGAAATCACCAATTCATTATTGCATTCCCAAAATCGACGGCCACTGAAGTGTTCACTATTGAAGCCGTGTACACAAAGAAGTTAATACCCCATCCCAGTCAGATACCGCAATCGGGGAAGCAACTTGTAAGGTATGAGGGTAATCTATACTTGAATTCACTGTACGAGACAAAGAGTCAGAAGCTTAGCGTTTTATTAAGCTCCGCTAATATACTCTCTTATACACAAACCAAGCCCTTCAATGTTGCgtctaataaaattaaatatggacCTTACGAAAATATCGAAGGTAAGTAGTTATAATTttcacatatattaaaatagcTAATGTAATTTATCATACGCTAGCCTTATCAAATCAATCACTTGTCATACACTACGAAAACGAACGCCCATTTTTAACCACAACACGACTTGAGCGTATTATCGAAGTATCGCATTGGGGCAATATTGCAGTGAAAGAAAATCTTTACATGGAACATACCGGCGCATTGTTGAAGGGTTCATTTTCGCGTTATGAGTTCCAAAAGGATGCACGTTCCGGTCACGCTATTAAATCGTATAAGACGATTTTACCTGCATCAGCATCTGATGTCTACTACCGTGATACTAATGGCAATATTTCTAcgtcaaatatgaaagttatGCGTGACTTTGTTGAATTGGAATTGCGGCCACGTTTCCCTCTTTTCGGTGGCTGGAAAACACACTACACACTAGGTTATAACATACCATCTTTCGAATACCTTTTCAACGCCGGCGATAACTATCAATTAAAAATGCGTCTAATCGATCACATCTACAACGATATGGTAATTGATGAGGCGGagataaaaatcattttaccTGAAGGTGTCTCCAATATCGAAATAACAACACCATATCCAGTGAAGCGTCTACCAAATGAAGTGCATTACACATATTTAGATACCGTTGGACGACCGGTTATAATAATGTCTAGCAAAAATCTGGTAGAAAATCATATTGCAAATTTCAATCTAAAGTACAGTTTCTCGAAGATTACACTTTTGCAAGAGCCACTTTTGGTTGTTGCtttcttctttattattttcattattgcaaTCATTTCAATTCGTCTTGATTTTTCAATTAGCACCACACATAGCCACAAGGACTAAAATGATTTTTAGTTAATAAGTTATACTAAAGAAGCAGGAGTGTAAAAGTTACTTTAACtttattaactaaaaaataaacctgtagatttcaaaaaaaataaataaataaaatacatttttgaaattaatttgttatgaTTGTTACAATAACGACAACTACGTAATACATATTAGCGTAGTTGAGGAGCTAACTCAACATGGAACCAATAGATTTGGCATATAGAGATCtgtcatacatatatagagaacTATGCATAGTTGGCGACTTACCGTGGtgggaaattttattaattaccaAACAGGGTTAGATTACTAATATAACAGCAGTTGGCCGAATAAAATCTAGATCAATTTCGTTAACGTAGAATCGGATTTTGTGGAAAATGTAAAATCTAGTGTAAGTGTAAGTCTAGTGTCCTGcggggactcattgcacgctggacatatgtTTGACATGTctgggtctattctggataagtgaaacttaacctgctacagtatccaaaCGAAGCTGCGGAAAGGTCAATTTCGGTTCGAgttcttcgtctgcaatggatAGTGGTTTGACCACTGAGAGGTTAGTTGCGGCcaaagtctggtcggcgtattttttcatgtcgtcgacgtagttgaggaaggacctctGATGATCCTAAGAGACGACGGTATAATCTCCAAACgtattgctcagatcggatcaatgtagcatatagctgtcataaaaactgatcgataaaaatgtatatcttgtatgcaaaactttttttattttacaagatatttttacgaaatttggcttaTATTATTACGCAAAGCAAGGCTATAAGCTCTGAATAAATTtgtcagatcggactactatagcgattgaccgatcaaaatctagtttgatcttgtatggaaacttttttatttgtgaaggttaTTCCAGCTCTAGTGCAAtcgaagttaaatttttttcttgtttaatattATTGCTTTGCATAACTTATAAAACATATTCAACCATCATTTACAAATGTAACACCAACCAACTCATAGCTTTTTAAGGCTTAATAGATCAGATAAAGTATATTTACATAGAAAATGTATCTTTAATTTACAATGATATTCCTTTAAATatctataaaattttcgaatctATAACaatgtaagaaatatttaatttttgtttgttttgcatttacatacatacaagttttaatctataatatatattatacgaCACACAATcaacacaacaataaaattgcTACAATAATTTAATGAATTGCCGGCACGTTGTACAGCTGCTGGATGTTCACCTAAAGTTtaagagaaaattattttaagtaaattgcagaaaaaaatcagtacaatatattacaaatacacacaccATTTAGTACATGTACGTTGACAGTTTTAGAATTTGCATTGGATGGTAAGCAAGCATATCTGCCGGAATCGGAAATTCTTGCTCTTTGTATCAAAAGATAAGACGTTGTAATGTCGCCCTTCTCGGTGATAACGGAAACGCCACCACGTGGTGAATCgtaatttatttccttttttaaaaataacttaattttaaaaagtgaaaagaaatattttcatgcTATTTACCTCATTATTGTGAGTCCAGTGCACTGTCAATGGCGGATCGGGCAGATGTTTGACAATACAAGTTAAATTAACGGTTGAGCCCATATCAATATACAACTCTGGACCACCAGGAATGCTCGTTATCGGTTctggaattatttttaaatacaatttcgtTAAGTATTACtttcattaaacttttttatgtgaACATATACATTTTAAGTGTGTTAACTTACCGACTACAGAGAAAACCATTGTATAGCCAACAGGAGGCGTTGTTGAAACTTGGCATTCATAAATGCCGGAATCTCTTATTTGCGGAAATTTAATCTAAAATGGGCAGAAagaatgataaaaaaaacagtatttacatgtacataacttttttttaatttttgtcattttttaaatatgtatattacaaacAACTAATTACCGCAAAAATTTCCTTAtatctataaattattatttatatttgtggcCTACCTGCAAAGACCAATCCCCACTTAGCTTGTTATATATGGATGTGAATCGTTGATCGGAAGTGTAGGTGCTTTCGCCCACAGTCAGTAGGTGTAAATCTCTATGTCTGATCCATGAAACCTTAAATTatgatattatttaatatattctttAATGAAAGTATGTGAAATAATAAGTTTTCTAGTTGATAGTAGATGccaaaaatgtttggaaaacaTTGATGTTGAAGCTAAAAACTaggttttcaaagaaaattgcaaaaatttacactttaaaTTATCGAAGCTAAAAACCaacattttttaactttggaaaatattacaaaagtaatttactttattttaaaagaaaattgcaaaaattaacaCTTTAAATTATCGaacattttttaactttggAAAATATTCCAAAAGCCATTTACGCCATACATCAtctacacacatatgcactATATCTTTCCACCACTTGGCTCAATGCCCATCTGTTGGCAATTATTATTACTCACTGTTTTGTTTCCAAGGTTCTTAATACGGCAATTCAAATGCGCTGTTTTACCAACTAACGATGTCACATTTTTCGTAGCTGATGTATCAAAGTAGGGCCCTCTATCAAGCGGTCTACTTTGTTTCAAATATGTGTCCCCCAACGACTCGAATGTCTCCTCGACACCCCGCGATTTTTGCACAAACACCGAAGCGTTGGCTTGTTGGTTGTGATCAATATAAGCATATTGACAGTCGATTTTTCTGTGGAAAACTATGCAAGGcataaattaacataattaatgaaatgttcactgttattttaattaagtgaaagaaaaatagaTTTCTTTAAGCTATTTTCAACAAGAAATATGTGCGCAAAAattttgtgcatatgtatgtaagtctgctaaaatgcaatttttgtgtCCATATTTTAACAGCGtgaaaaaatatgcattata
Coding sequences within it:
- the LOC126753551 gene encoding dolichyl-diphosphooligosaccharide--protein glycosyltransferase subunit 1, with protein sequence MKTNRCSILLILIFYTICLTQAKIINKNVDRSLDISTQLVKELTKITATNSDGKPISVYTFIVPAADRKNLAFIAARDENKKELKYTEKLVDGNHQFIIAFPKSTATEVFTIEAVYTKKLIPHPSQIPQSGKQLVRYEGNLYLNSLYETKSQKLSVLLSSANILSYTQTKPFNVASNKIKYGPYENIEALSNQSLVIHYENERPFLTTTRLERIIEVSHWGNIAVKENLYMEHTGALLKGSFSRYEFQKDARSGHAIKSYKTILPASASDVYYRDTNGNISTSNMKVMRDFVELELRPRFPLFGGWKTHYTLGYNIPSFEYLFNAGDNYQLKMRLIDHIYNDMVIDEAEIKIILPEGVSNIEITTPYPVKRLPNEVHYTYLDTVGRPVIIMSSKNLVENHIANFNLKYSFSKITLLQEPLLVVAFFFIIFIIAIISIRLDFSISTTHSHKD
- the LOC126753557 gene encoding hemicentin-1-like — translated: MFRNLKAICVLAIIFIFFHRKIDCQYAYIDHNQQANASVFVQKSRGVEETFESLGDTYLKQSRPLDRGPYFDTSATKNVTSLVGKTAHLNCRIKNLGNKTVSWIRHRDLHLLTVGESTYTSDQRFTSIYNKLSGDWSLQIKFPQIRDSGIYECQVSTTPPVGYTMVFSVVEPITSIPGGPELYIDMGSTVNLTCIVKHLPDPPLTVHWTHNNEEINYDSPRGGVSVITEKGDITTSYLLIQRARISDSGRYACLPSNANSKTVNVHVLNGEHPAAVQRAGNSLNYCSNFIVVLIVCRIIYIID